A region of the Geminocystis sp. M7585_C2015_104 genome:
ATTTGGAAAAATTAAAGGCACAAAACGAGCAAATCGTCAAGAGGCTAGACAGCCATGACAAACGCTTTGATGAAGTAAATAAACGTTTTGACGAGGGGAATAGCCGACTGAATACCCTTACTATTGGTTTTTTGAGTATTGTAGGAGTATTAGTGACTGGATTGTTGGGTATTATAGTCAAAATTGCACTCTTTCCCAATGCCGTCTAAGGGGTGAGGAAGAGATAAAAATGAACGATTGGCACGAAGAAATAAAGGAATTTTTAGACAGCGGTAACTATCCAGTTGTAATCAATTACTACGAAAAAAGAATAGCAGAAAACCCGGAAGAAATCACTGATTACTGGTATTTGGGGCTGGCCTATTTGTTAAACGGAAACGAGGAAGAAGCCACCGCCATCTGGTTAGTCCCTTTTGTGGAATTGTTGCCAGAGGAAACGGATAATCTGAACCAGAATTTGCAAGAGATATTACTCCGAGAAGCTAAACGACACGCGGCAAAAAACAATCACAATACCGAGGGCATTATAAGAGAAAAAATAGTAGAAATTGCCCCCGATAATCTGGAAAACATGATAAAATTAGCCCTATGTAATTGCCGCCGTAACTGCTTCGATCCCGAGATACTAAAACTGCTATCTTCGCTTCTAGAAAGAGGACGTGAACTTACAGAGGAAGAAATAAAAGACCTTTATCTGCTGTTAGAATTTGTATTAGAAATACCAGATGATGCCACAATTAAATTCCTTGAAAAGATTATACCAATTCTGGGGAATGATAACAAATTTGTTCAGGTTATATCAGCAAAAATAGATGAAATTGCCGA
Encoded here:
- a CDS encoding DUF4164 domain-containing protein, which gives rise to LEKLKAQNEQIVKRLDSHDKRFDEVNKRFDEGNSRLNTLTIGFLSIVGVLVTGLLGIIVKIALFPNAV